From Nerophis ophidion isolate RoL-2023_Sa linkage group LG15, RoL_Noph_v1.0, whole genome shotgun sequence, one genomic window encodes:
- the LOC133569359 gene encoding uncharacterized protein LOC133569359 isoform X2, translating into MDPQQKQLLQCVYRALENAGIPMEKASGTRTGVFFGLMNRDYETNAAHMHPRVINHWTGTGLAMSIAANRVSYIFNFTGPSMSIDCACSSSLVALHLACQAIKQGDCDMAVCGGVNCIFEPRVFVALSKAKMISPDGTSKPFSNKADGYGRGEGCGVVLLKPLTKALQDHNHIWGIISKTAVNQDGHSVSPITKPSLSQQEELLRRTYSEGDITNVHYIEAHGTGTPVGDPTEAASISNVIAKAKAPGSAILRIGSVKSNIGHTESAAGVAGVIKVLLMMKHETIVPSLFFCEDTASIDSRALNIHVPKEVEKWEATGARVAGVNNFGFGGTNAHAIVRQHMWSHSIKKNDGRQVKYFVMSANSPKSLMLTLENTITHLENKVDLDCLLYTAACRRSHLKHKYRSALMVSSVVDLREKLHAAVSRNTSPALPDPKLVFVFCGNGVTYHGMGKQLLRHEPVFRDTIKQISEAYQRLSVLNILDTLESEHEHRDYNAPHVVQPLLFAIQVGVATLLKCWGVKADAMLGHSVGEVSAAHCSGLLSLEDALKVIYFRSVLQTKATGGKMLVISNMAVSEVTALLPRYSGRICLAAFNSPQSCTLSGDADAIENLQEELSSSAKSKNLFIRVLEVSAAYHSHMMNPILPEIREAIGSLEENELSTQLFSTVTGKEAQQGDFCSGDYWARNIREPVAFEQAVRSASGGQKSLVFVEVGPRRALQRNIMETLGNDIAVVASLQPDKDHETLLSVVSKLFELGVQVNWNTFYAGFETVPLPFPQYQFDCSDRDVIIKGAQKNTVSTHPLLCATGSEKNTLLCDVMSDSVFYLKEHKHNKVPIIPGSFYAELGLAAFMACAKPKVPLNTLQLSVNFHSPFILTPNPPEMKVQLEQKENNTSFTVFSSSATYASGTVVVKKERPVEEQRIDLNSIYKRCTSVVTYQEFYGYLSQGGFQYGDVFQNKANVHYGEDLKEAYAVVTVQQELLPQLHDYCVHPVVLDFLMQLLPVTVEHIFAGRPGFPAKIGSLTVSEPLQDEMIVYLRATDVGADHFEVCGCFADRDGSVLVEVKDVLIKYLGSRSHVVEEYFYHNHYSVISEGLSNDPPPRALVFSDSMGISKCLQPNLDSRSRYISFSNAKDLLSSDFPTLLSNLNITNIEDNFDEVLFLWGKENLNSLTPDVILENLTNCCEMFRQVILELKRIRFPNSIRAITYCSSELTVDHVNPGFAIVGMTRSFAAEIPELSFQLVDISSVSAKDIAALSDVLRAYPCSKYPELVVKDGVILKPSIERTPPELTENSEGSFTSSTSEPCVLQTVDAFKISRLTAVQFDTEAGQIGDTSVEIQPTKVCVHSSDYFPVSTSHLNFGQTLYWNTHSLQNHKLLMLDFSGIITGVGKEVKKLKVGDSVASCYPVVAASRVRIPQEVCYSTKRLPFLQSTPCLSYFVLAWEILYRLLPRARQNLGIVSLVPDSVLVKVLALVSQKLGWTVIVGPQCNGSFIDANDMGAVIVLPPYDESLMIKVCNFPGVQNVVLVREYQTQLLVTQDVLQSFQESVHVQTINLPVILQKGSLSARRLRVYHLLKSLNLTKKIRLASFTFQNVTSEKIHNLYSQSYFSAKNLAVVALEKGSPSSTSDIPLLPTKKQIFRRKAVYIVAGGLTGLGFETVKFISQRGGEFIVILSRSKPSAEVQQEIYNVEKQCGNSIVSMECDISVSGQVLKVVSDIHLKFKGYPIKGVFHSAVVLHDGLIEALDRSLYERVFKPKVNGVLNLHHATLSCQLDYFVCYSSISAFLGNASQTNYAAANTFLDLFCQYRRKLGLSGQSINWGALDVGLLLNKEFFHRFLEAKGMMVLEVPEIHKSLEQCLLLNRPQQAVCRFHFRNIRFNVLSQNAALTMRLSALVEQAFQKSRELDTENRNTVEVPARDYLVSLLVKTIGLEVDAVKDDTPLSSLGIDSMQAMTLQNLIYQDRGINVPLVKLLDPNATLSTVMVILSEGDGDGTEDQLSTDGSNFSTKF; encoded by the exons CGGAAGAGGCGAGGGATGCGGTGTCGTTCTCCTAAAACCGCTGACAAAG GCTCTGCAAGATCACAATCACATCTGGGGCATCATCAGCAAGACTGCTGTCAATCAAGATGGCCATTCGGTGTCGCCTATCACCAAACCGTCCCTGAGTCAACAGGAAGAGCTGCTGCGGAGAACCTATTCTGAGGGCGACATCACCAACGTCCACTACATTGAGGCTCACGGGACCGGAACTCCAGTTGGCGATCCAACAGAGGCAGCAAGCATATCAAACGTCATTGCCAAAGCCAAAGCTCCCGGTTCAGCGATTCTCCGAATCGGCTCGGTGAAAAGCAATATTGGACATACAGAATCTGCCGCCGGTGTGGCCGGAGTCATCAAGGTTCTCCTCATGATGAAGCATGAGACCATTGTTCCTTCTTTGTTCTTCTGTGAGGACACGGCCAGCATAGATTCCCGAGCTTTAAACATACACGTCCCCAAAGAGGTGGAAAAGTGGGAAGCAACAGGTGCACGGGTTGCGGGAGTGAATAATTTTGGCTTTGGGGGTACCAACGCTCATGCTATTGTCAGACAGCACATGTGGTCGCATTCAATCAAAAAGAATGATGGCAGGCAGGTAAAATATTTTGTCATGTCAGCAAATTCACCAAAGTCTCTAATGCTCACGCTAGAAAACACCATCACACATCTGGAGAACAAAGTGGATCTGGACTGTCTGTTGTACACTGCGGCTTGCAGGAGGAGCCACCTCAAGCACAAATACAGAAGTGCCTTAATGGTATCATCTGTAGTTGACCTTAGGGAGAAGCTCCATGCCGCTGTCAGCCGAAATACAAGCCCAGCCCTCCCAGATCCCAAGTTAGTTTTCGTGTTTTGCGGCAACGGCGTCACTTATCACGGCATGGGCAAGCAGCTGCTCCGACACGAGCCAGTGTTCAGAGATACGATCAAGCAAATTTCAGAGGCTTACCAAAGGCTGAGCGTGCTGAACATCCTGGACACGCTTGAAAGTGAGCATGAGCACAGGGACTACAACGCTCCACACGTGGTCCAGCCTCTTCTTTTTGCAATACAAGTGGGCGTCGCCACTCTGCTCAAGTGCTGGGGTGTCAAAGCTGATGCCATGCTGGGACACTCGGTGGGTGAGGTCTCGGCGGCTCACTGCTCCGGCCTCCTGTCTCTTGAGGACGCCCTAAAAGTCATTTACTTCCGCAGCGTTCTCCAGACCAAAGCAACTGGGGGGAAGATGCTGGTGATCAGCAATATGGCCGTGTCAGAAGTCACAGCTCTTCTACCGCGTTACTCTGGAAGAATTTGTCTCGCTGCTTTCAACAGCCCGCAGTCTTGCACCTTGTCTGGGGATGCAGATGCAATAGAAAACCTCCAGGAAGAGCTAAGCAGTTCAGCTAAAAGTAAGAACCTCTTCATACGGGTGCTAGAGGTCTCTGCTGCTTATCACAGTCACATGATGAATCCAATTCTGCCAGAAATCAGGGAGGCAATCGGTTCTTTAGAGGAGAATGAGCTTAGCACGCAGCTGTTCTCAACCGTGACAGGTAAAGAGGCACAGCAGGGGGATTTCTGCTCAGGTGATTACTGGGCGAGGAATATTCGTGAGCCAGTTGCCTTCGAGCAGGCAGTCAGATCAGCAAGTGGAGGCCAGAAAAGTTTAGTCTTTGTAGAAGTGGGTCCAAGGAGAGCTCTTCAGAGGAACATCATGGAAACTCTGGGGAACGACATAGCTGTCGTTGCCTCGCTGCAGCCAGACAAAGACCACGAGACACTCCTGTCCGTTGTTTCTAAGCTCTTTGAACTCGGTGTCCAGGTAAACTGGAACACCTTTTATGCGGGATTTGAGACAGTGCCGCTTCCCTTCCCACAATACCAATTTGATTGCTCGGACAGGGATGTGATCATTAAAGGTGCTCAGAAAAACACAGTGAGTACTCACCCTTTGCTCTGCGCCACAGGAAGTGAAAAGAACACATTACTTTGTGACGTGATGTCTGATTCTGTCTTCTACCTGAaagaacacaaacacaacaaagtACCCATCATCCCCGGGTCCTTCTATGCCGAGCTGGGCTTAGCTGCATTCATGGCCTGTGCCAAACCAAAAGTTCCCCTCAATACACTGCAGCTTAGTGTCAATTTTCACAGCCCATTTATTCTTACCCCAAATCCTCCGGAGATGAAAGTGCAACTAGAGCAAAAAGAGAACAATACCAGCTTCACTGTGTTCTCATCCTCAGCCACATACGCATCAGGCACAGTGGTAGTGAAGAAAGAGCGACCAGTGGAAGAGCAGCGCATTGACCTCAATAGCATCTACAAAAGATGCACATCTGTTGTGACCTATCAGGAATTTTATGGCTATCTCTCCCAGGGTGGCTTTCAGTATGGAGATGTCTTTCAGAACAAAGCCAATGTTCACTATGGGGAAGATTTGAAAGAGGCCTATGCTGTTGTCACAGTTCAACAGGAACTGCTTCCTCAGCTGCACGACTACTGTGTTCATCCCGTTGTGCTGGACTTCCTCATGCAGCTTCTCCCGGTCACAGTAGAGCACATTTTTGCCGGTAGACCGGGTTTCCCTGCCAAAATCGGAAGTTTGACAGTGTCAGAGCCCTTGCAAGATGAGATGATTGTCTACTTGAGGGCTACCGACGTCGGTGCGGACCACTTTGAGGTCTGTGGGTGCTTTGCAGATAGAGATGGCAGCGTCTTGGTTGAGGTGAAGGATGTGTTAATCAAATACCTTGGCAGTCGTTCTCATGTGGTTGAGGAGTACTTCTATCATAACCACTATAGCGTAATTTCCGAGGGGCTCTCAAATGATCCACCTCCGAGAGCGTTGGTCTTCTCTGACAGCATGGGTATCTCAAAATGCCTACAGCCAAACTTGGATTCCAGATCTCGCTACATCTCCTTCTCAAATGCTAAAGACCTCTTGAGCAGTGACTTTCCGACTCTGTTGTCAAACCTCAATATCACAAACATTGAGGACAACTTTGATGAGGTCTTGTTCCTGTGGGGCAAAGAGAACCTTAACTCACTTACGCCTGATGTCATCCTGGAGAATCTGACCAACTGCTGCGAAATGTTTAGACAAGTTATCCTAGAGCTCAAGCGAATTCGCTTTCCAAACTCCATCCGAGCAATTACATACTGTTCATCTGAGCTCACAGTCGATCATGTCAATCCAGGCTTTGCCATTGTCGGTATGACTCGTTCGTTTGCTGCAGAAATACCAGAACTTTCATTCCAATTGGTTGACATAAGCTCTGTCTCTGCTAAGGACATTGCAGCCCTCTCTGACGTCCTACGAGCTTATCCTTGTAGCAAGTATCCAGAACTGGTAGTGAAAGACGGGGTCATTCTCAAACCTTCCATCGAGCGTACCCCTCCTGAATTAACTGAAAACTCTGAAGGGAGTTTCACCTCCAGCACGTCTGAACCTTGCGTCCTTCAGACTGTTGACGCTTTTAAAATAAGCCGGCTAACTGCTGTTCAATTTGACACTGAAGCCGGACAAATAGGTGATACTTCTGTTGAAATTCAGCCCACCAAAGTATGCGTCCACTCGTCTGATTACTTTCCTGTGAGCACCTCACATTTGAACTTTGGCCAGACGTTGTACTGGAACACACACTCCTTACAGAACCATAAGCTACTCATGCTAGATTTCAGTGGCATCATTACAGGGGTCGGAAAAGAGGTTAAGAAATTAAAAGTGGGCGATTCTGTGGCTTCTTGTTACCCTGTGGTGGCAGCCAGTAGGGTGAGGATTCCACAGGAGGTTTGTTACAGCACCAAACGCCTCCCCTTCCTTCAATCAACACCCTGTCTGTCCTACTTTGTGCTGGCATGGGAGATACTGTATCGACTCTTGCCGAGAGCCAGGCAAAATCTGGGCATTGTGTCTTTAGTTCCTGATTCTGTTTTGGTGAAAGTTTTGGCACTTGTTTCTCAGAAGTTAGGATGGACCGTTATTGTTGGACCACAGTGCAACGGCTCCTTTATAGACGCCAATGACATGGGTGCAGTCATAGTCCTGCCTCCATATGATGAATCCTTGATGATTAAAGTATGCAACTTTCCTGGTGTCCAGAATGTTGTCCTTGTTCGTGAATACCAAACACAGCTTTTGGTGACCCAAGATGTGCTCCAGAGTTTCCAAGAAAGTGTCCATGTGCAAACAATTAACCTACCGGTTATCCTACAAAAAGGATCACTAAGTGCTCGAAGGCTGCGTGTTTATCACTTGCTCAAGTCTTTAAACCTGACTAAAAAAATTAGGTTAGCAAGTTTTACCTTTCAGAATGTCACATCTGAGAAAATCCACAACCTTTATTCACAGTCCTACTTCAGTGCAAAGAACCTGGCTGTTGTGGCTCTAGAAAAAGGCTCCCCCTCATCAACGTCAGACATTCCGCTGCTGCCCACAAAAAAGCAGATTTTCCGAAGGAAAGCGGTGTACATCGTAGCAGGCGGTCTGACCGGGCTGGGCTTTGAAACAGTCAAGTTTATCTCGCAAAGGGGAGGCGAGTTCATCGTCATCCTTTCCAGGAGTAAGCCCTCGGCGGAGGTGCAGCAAGAGATCTACAATGTTGAGAAGCAGTGCGGCAACAGTATCGTCAGCATGGAGTGCGACATATCAGTGTCTGGGCAAGTGCTCAAAGTAGTGAGTGACATCCATTTAAAGTTCAAGGGTTATCCTATCAAAGGAGTGTTTCATAGTGCGGTGGTCTTGCATGATGGGCTAATTGAAGCCCTTGATAGATCCCTCTATGAGAGAGTTTTCAAGCCCAAAGTGAATGGTGTGCTTAACTTGCACCATGCAACACTGAGCTGCCAGTTAGATTACTTTGTTTGTTACTCCTCCATATCAGCTTTTCTGGGAAATGCGTCACAAACAAACTACGCGGCAGCAAATACATTTCTGGACTTGTTCTGTCAGTATAGGCGTAAACTGGGACTGTCTGGACAGTCCATCAACTGGGGAGCTCTGGACGTCGGTTTACTGCTGAACAAGGAGTTCTTCCATCGGTTCCTGGAGGCCAAGGGCATGATGGTGCTGGAGGTTCCCGAGATCCACAAAAGCCTGGAGCAGTGCTTGCTCCTCAATCGACCCCAACAGGCAGTGTGCCGCTTTCACTTCAGAAACATCCGCTTCAATGTGCTCTCTCAGAACGCCGCTTTGACTATGCGGCTCTCCGCACTGGTGGAGCAAGCTTTTCAAAAGTCTAGAGAGTTGGACACGGAAAATAGAAACACTGTGGAAGTCCCAGCAAGGGATTACCTCGTTTCACTGCTTGTAAAAACCATAGGCTTGGAGGTGGACGCAGTGAAAGACGACACTCCTCTCTCGTCACTCGGCATCGATTCCATGCAGGCCATGACGCTGCAAAACCTCATCTATCAGGACCGTGGTATCAATGTGCCTTTGGTGAAACTGTTGGACCCTAACGCCACGCTGTCGACAGTGATGGTCATCTTGAGCGAGGGGGATGGAGACGGAACTGAAGATCAACTTTCAACTGACGGGAGCAATTTTTCTACCAAATTCTAA